The DNA sequence ttgttgttggtggtggtggtggtggtggtggtggtggttgtggtggtgtttttgttggtattgttgttgttattggtgttattgttggtggtgtttttgtttttgttgttgttgttgttgttgttgttgttgttgttgttgttggtggtggtggtggtggtggtggtggtggtggtggtggtggtggtggtggtggtggtgatgatgatgatggtgatggtgatggtgatggtgatggtgatggtgatgatgatggtgatggtgatggtgatgatgatgatgatactcctGTTGGCAGTGATAATCAGCAGTGATGCTAATAAAACACAACAGTGATTAGCATAAGacccaagattttaataatgatcCTGCTGTTACAACCGTAACAGCAGGACAATGCAACAACCAAAAAATTCCCcctcaagaaaataaataaataaataaataaacaaatgaatatataaatatatataatgatttatataacgaataaataaacaaataaataaaaaaaacaaaaacaaaaaaaaatacgaaggtCAGCCATAAACCGAAACTCTTTGTCTCGAGAAAAAGCCAAGAAGAGATAACGAGCTTGTTTTGCTGTTAGGATGATggcgaggatgatgaggatggcgaggatgatgaggatggcgaggatgatgaggatggcgaggatgatgaggatggcgaggatgatgaggatggtgaggatggtgaggatgatgaggatggcgaggatgatgaggatggcgaggatgatgaggatggcgaggatgatgaggatggcgaggatgatgaggatggtgatggtgaggatggcgaggatgatgaggatggtgaggatgaggatggcgaggatgatgaggatggcgaggatgatgaggatggtgatggtgaggatggcgaggatgatgaggatggtgaggatgaggatggcgaggatgatgaggatggcgaggatgatgaggatggtgatggtgaggatggcgaggatgatgaggatggtgaggatgaggatggcgaggatgatggtgaggatggtgacggtgaggatgaggatggcgaagatgatggtgatggtgaggatgaggatgatgagaaggatggtgatgatgaagatgatggtgatggcaagggtgaggatggtgaggataatgatagtgtgGAGGATGGTAATGGTGACAAGGAGGATGGtaatgaggaggagaatggagatggtgaggaggtggaggtggaggaggaggtagattaTGATAGAGGATAGAGATGGTGGCAGTGATGGTGAGGAGGTGGAAAATGATCAGAATAAAAATGGTCAGCATGGGGATAGTGtagagggtggtgatggtgaagaggTGGATGGTGAAAAAGTGGGCgttgatggtgaggaggaggaggaggaggaggaggaggaggaggaggagaaggaggaggaggaggaggaggaggaggaggaggaggaggaggaggtggaggattaggaagaggaggaggaggaggtttatgGGGATGGTGAGGAAGCAGTTAATcgcgataatgaggatgaggatggagaggatggtaatgatgagaacGACGTTGGTGAGAATTGTATTGATGGTGAAGATAGTGATTAAAAAAATGGATTGTTACTAGAACTCGTTGTACTTTCAATACccataactaatagtaataataattattattatcattattattatagaacaCTAGTACCAAAACCAATCCtcctatctataataataacaaaaatataacaatgataatgataatgataataataataataataataataataataataatataatgatgataataatgatgatgataatgattaaagtaaaCACTGAACTTAAGAGACCAACCCAAAGCCATCGCCaaggaaaatgacaaaaacacaccaacagcAAGAACACCAAAAACAGCATTAAGCAACACCAGCGAGATCAACACCAACAACGCAGCACATGGACAGTAACGCAAAACATCAAAAAACAGTCACAACACCACAACTAcaggcaataacaacaataataatgacaataacagcaataataacaataacaaaaataatgacaataacaacaataataacaataataaaaataatgacaataacaacaatattaacaatattaacagtaataataagaagaataacgcCAAACAACAAGAGGCCTCACCACCATGACTGTCGCCAACACCGACAACACCAAATAACAACACAACTAATACCAAGATAAAAGCAAAGCAAATCAAACAAATCGGCAACACCGCCACACCACCAACGCGATCCTCAGTtgcgacaacaataacaataataaccgcaataacaacacacattcacaacaaggacaacgccaacaacaacaacaattataacgacAACTCACCATTCACCTCCATCCCCACCAtcgacaacagcaacaaaaactacAACCACAACAAGGACACACAATCCAAActcaaccaccaacaacaacaaagacacaccattcaccatccaccaccaccaccaccaacaacaacaaagacacaccattcaccatccaccaccacaaccacaacaacaacaacaacaaagacacaccattcaccatccaccaccaccaacaacaacaacaacaacaaagacacaccATTCgccatccacctccaccaccaccaccaccaacaacaacaacaaagacacaccattcaccatccaccaccacaaccaccaccaacaacaacaaagacaccattcgccatccacctccacctccaccaccaccaacaaggACACGAAGCCCATTTCGAAATGGGGAGAAATAAACACACTGACAACTTCAGTCCCTCGATCGATCTCTGAGCTCTGGTTTAAATAACTGTGCCTGGAATTATGCTAATCATTTTAATTAGAGCAACAAGGGGGGGATTATCGATCGCCTGCGGGACAAAGagcgtttatttgtctgtttgtttgtttgtcgagaTGGATACGGTAGGTCTACTCCGGGagagaaatgaaatatgaaaggattttttttggtaATGAAATGGGAGGATTTGCATATAAAAGCGCGTGTGATTGGTTATACGCACAAGTTTATAGTAATGCAGATCGCacacaggcaagcagacagacagaacacaaGATTGcacgcgtgtgcacacacacacgcacacatacacgtacacgcacaaacagacacgcgcgcatatacgcgtgcgtccccccctccctcatcttctaCCCCGCaatctcgcacgcacgcacgcacgcacgcactctcgcaagcacgcacgcacgcacgcactcacgcacgcgaACTCCGACCGAGAGCTCCCCATGTTTTTGTTCTGTCACAACTGCTGTGTCCGTTTCGGTGGCCGAGTTTAGTGAAAGCTTCCGAAGCCCAGACCGTGACGACGGCTTAGTCTCCGAGGCCCCGCGAGGCGACgcaatcctcctctccctcctcctctttctcctccaatttctctctcttctttctcctccaatacttctctcttttcttcctcctaactctcctcttccttttcttaaaacccttcctcccccctctctttcaactcttcttcgtcttcgtcttcgtcttctgtttatacttctgcttctcctcctcctcctcctcctccttctctctccccttcttctccttcgcctttaccttcgtctcctcttctctccctatctttcttctctttctcctagtcCCCCTGCtgttttgttgtcattgtcaACACGGATTCTTGCAATACGAGTTTCTGCTGCCGCCGCTGCTATTACTATGAACCATAAATAATTTTGAGCCTGGCTTTTCTTGTTATCACCATCAATGCTGCACATGCTGAGCTAAAACGAACATctctttgctgttgctgttgttgttgttgttgttgttgttgttgttgttgttgttgttgttgttgttgttgttgttgctgttgttgatgatggtggtggtgatgaatgatgatgatgatgataatgataatgataatgataatgataatgataatgataatgataatgatgataatgatgatgatgataatgatgataatgatgataatgatgatgatgatgatgatgattgatgatgatgatgactgacgcttgatgacgatgacgataacaatgatgacaacgataacgttgatggtgataatgataccatcaccaccattataactactactgctattgtagCTATAGTTGATGCTGCTGCTGTTTCTGTGTCGCACTGACCACAATTCTCCACCGTTGCGTAACCCGGCTCGAATTACGCCTTGAAGCTCGTGTATTATTTCAGTGTTGTACAATAGATATGTTGATTGTGATGGCTACATGTAAACGTACTCAGGTAAGTTcaacgggagggaaggagggagggagggagggaaggagaggaaggaaggagaggagggcgggaggaagggagggaggaaaggagggaaggaaaaggaggaaggaagagaaaggagggagggcggaaaaggaggaaggagggaaaatgagggaggagggaaatggagggaaagagagagagaaagaggaagggacggaAAGGGGTAGAgtgaggtaaagggagagagacgcagaagtgtatatatacggaagggagggagggagagagggcaacatgggagagagtagggggggagggaaggagggagggagggaagagggatagatggaggaggaggggaggaggaggaggaggaggaggaggaggaggaggaggaggaggaggaggaggaggaggagaaagggaaggaaagggaagggaagggaagggaagggaagaaggagacggagaaagaaaaagagaaagagaaagagagagaaggagaaagagagagaatgagaagaagaaagaggaggacgggaagagaagaagaaggagaaggaggagaaaaagaaggagagaaagaaggaaggaaggaaggaaggaggaggaggaggaggaggaggaggaggaggaggaggaggaggaggaggaggaggtagagaagaagaagaagaagaagaagaagaagaagaagaagaagaagaagaagaagaagaagaagaagaagaagaaggaggaggaggagaaaagggagaaggaagggcagaaggaggaggagaaggaggtcaaaacccggagaggagaggagagccaaGAGGGAGCCACacagaagcgagaggagagaggaaaacgacGGTGTTATTCGGGCGtgacacccaacccccccaccccaaccccctctcccaccaACCCATCCCCTgcaaactctccccccccccttttaaccccactctcctctcccacaATTACCTCCCGATCTGGGACTCTCGAGATGTGAAGCCTCCCCTCCATACGTGCATGTACACCTGTGTACACCCAATTATGTgcactttttcccccacccccacccacaccccgacctcctcctccatttttttttttttttttttttttttttttgagaattcctGTTCGTCGTTTTCGTATCACATCTCTTCATTAcccttcattatttttcattattattaatactatcatcatcatcattatcattactattattaacattatcatcctaattaatacctaattataatcatcatcatttctgacCGCCAACATCCCCACCAGCACCATCAATCACCATTTTCTCACCACcaacatccccaccaccaccatcatcaccactttcTCACCGCCGAACAGACCATCCCTCAACCTTTCACTTGCATGGACTGAAATCTCAACATCACTGCGCCCTCCTGTGCCATACTGTGTGTGAACCGCCAGACAAGTCAGATGCGATACAGTCAGATGCATACAGTCAGATGCGGTACAGTCAGCTGCGGTACAGTCAGCTGCGGTACAGTCAGCTGCGGTACAGTCAGCTGCGGTACAGTCAGCTGCGGTACAGTCAGATGCGGTACAGTCAGATGCGGTACAGTCAGATGCGGTACAGTCAGATGCGGTACAGTCAGATGCGGTACAGTCAGATGCGGTACAGTCAGATGCGGTACAGTCAGATGCGGTACAGTCAGATGCGGTACAGTC is a window from the Penaeus monodon isolate SGIC_2016 chromosome 41, NSTDA_Pmon_1, whole genome shotgun sequence genome containing:
- the LOC119598404 gene encoding serine/arginine-rich splicing factor 8-like → MRYSQLRYSQLRYSQLRYSQLRYSQLRYSQMRYSQMRYSQMRYSQMRYSQMRYSQMRYSQMRYSQMRYSQMRYSQMRYSQMRYSQLRYSQMRYSQMRYSQMRYSQMRYSHARRGRCRQEQMQTGTDWARHRL